The following coding sequences lie in one Danio rerio strain Tuebingen ecotype United States chromosome 25, GRCz12tu, whole genome shotgun sequence genomic window:
- the LOC141380999 gene encoding uncharacterized protein, translating to MCFLIPVVTNTRKTREVRCRRNPHNLRSIHVSAISQLSLSVGLWNCQSAVNMADFITSIATYSDYNLMALTETWLRPEDTATHATLSANFSFSHTPRQTGRGGGTGLLISKEWKFTLIPSLPTINSFEFHAVTIIHPFYINVVVIYRPPGDFNIYVDKPQAADFQTLLASFDLKRAPTSATHKSGNQLDLIYTRHCFTDQTIVTPLQISDHFLLSLNIHITSEPPHTPTLVTFRRNLRSLSPNRLSTIVSDSLPPSCKLSALDSNSATDTLCSTLASCLDRLCPLASRPARSSPPAPWLSDTLREHRSKLRAAERIWRKTKNPAQLLTYQTLLSSFSAEVTSAKQTYYRLKINNATNPRLLFKTFSSLLYPPPPPASSTLTTDDFATFFCTKTAKISAQFAAPTTNTQGTPPTPHTLTSFS from the exons atgtgttttctaattcctgttgttactaacactcgcaaaacacgggaggtacgctgcaggcgtaatcctcacaaccttcgttcaatacatgtatctgctatttctcaactctctctctccgtgggcctctggaattgtcaatcagctgttaacatggcagattttattacctccatagctacatattctgactataatctcatggctctaactgagacctggttgaggccggaggacactgctacacatgctactctttctgctaatttctctttttcccacactcctcgtcagacagggagagggggtgggactggactgctaatttccaaagaatggaaatttactctgataccgtccctgccaacaatcaactcctttgaattccatgcagtcaccattatccaccccttctacataaatgtggttgtcatctaccgcccaccag gtgacttcaacatttacgttgacaaaccgcaagctgcagactttcagactctgcttgcctcttttgacctaaaaagagcacctacctctgctacccacaaatcaggtaatcagctagaccttatttacacacgacactgcttcactgatcaaacaatagtaactccactacaaatatccgatcatttccttctgtctctcaacatccacattacttcTGAGccaccacacactccaacactggttacctttcgcagaaacctacgatctctctcacccaatagactatccaccattgtttcagactctcttcctccatcttgcaaactctctgcacttgattcgaacagtgccactgatacactctgctccacgctagcatcatgtctagaccgattatgtccgcttgcatccaggccagcccgttcCAGTCCTCcagcaccctggctctcggatactctccgtgagcatcgctcaaaacttcgggctgcagagagaatttggcggaaaactaaaaatcctgcacagctcttaacataccaaactcttctgtcctctttctcagctgaggttacttctgcaaagcagacatattaccgtctgaaaatcaacaatgccactaatcctcgcctactttttaaaacattttcctccctcctctatcctcctcctccacccgcatcctccacacttactactgatgactttgctacattcttttgcaccaaaactgcaaaaatcagtgctcaatttgctgcacctacaacaaacacgcaaggtacaccaccaacaccacacacactcacctctttttcttag